A genomic stretch from Enterobacter dykesii includes:
- the pgaA gene encoding poly-beta-1,6 N-acetyl-D-glucosamine export porin PgaA, whose amino-acid sequence MERSLRFNTLFFYRTPTLLFLLFLFPVLAQATESVYEQQIQQARNGNYSPFLDYLHRYQQQHALTPEHVADWLQVASWAGHDDEVIQVWQRYGIYMPLPARGVAAVAQSWRNKKAWQPALARWKEARSLAPDNDDYRIGYIKTLADARMDTLALQEAQRLVAENPSQAHLQTLSYVWLRQGKSWDRLLADTRALNIAPENKALLSELIDALTDSRVNTPALQLSQSVTLSPAERRRLERNAAAERVRLADVPGRTEKERLQLAQSALNRYDALLSRWQNEPQAAEDVVLARIDRLGALYAHADYPQVISEYQDLTAAQHPVPGWAIGWVISAYLQEKNAAAAFALLQRYPQYASDPQDEEHALFYAWLDTGDYQSARRYAERQTHNVPWTRYDFGSPTPQPNDRWLTGQSLRFNYLLATNALPEAEKLAHHLATTAPGNQGLQIDYATLLQARGLPRAAEQKLKKAEALEPSNLELEQQQAYVAMDLQEWRQMDLLADDVLARAPADRSAWRLDRLRTVHHMSELRLNASKGLHSDNPVSGTHDLNWDATLYGPPLADKWRLFAGTRYAEGNFDEGKGTSRHLLGGVEWRPRDLQLEAELSSNRYHGENKPGARLSTTYFVSDSWQVSGSLERLSRTTPLRALRNGISANRGEGGVRWYQNERREYQFSAALSRFSDHNRRQEYTLTGKERLWQTPSLTLDLEPGIAASKNSLRDTLYYNPARDLSVTAALAVDHEMVRHYDTLWSQQFVAGGGSYWQKNQSAGAIALLGYGQRVQWNNVIDTGVMLNWDKRPYDGKRESNLSVTFDATLRF is encoded by the coding sequence ATGGAAAGATCGCTTCGCTTCAATACGTTATTCTTTTATCGCACCCCAACATTATTGTTTCTGTTATTCCTCTTTCCTGTTCTGGCTCAGGCTACTGAATCCGTTTATGAGCAACAGATTCAACAGGCGAGAAACGGTAATTACTCACCGTTTCTCGATTATCTTCATCGTTATCAGCAGCAGCATGCCCTGACGCCAGAACACGTTGCGGACTGGTTACAGGTTGCGTCCTGGGCAGGTCATGATGACGAGGTTATTCAGGTCTGGCAGCGTTACGGTATTTATATGCCGCTGCCCGCCCGCGGCGTTGCTGCCGTCGCGCAATCCTGGCGGAATAAAAAAGCGTGGCAGCCGGCTCTGGCGCGCTGGAAAGAGGCACGTAGCCTTGCGCCGGATAACGACGATTATCGTATCGGCTACATCAAAACTCTCGCCGATGCCCGCATGGACACGCTTGCCCTGCAGGAAGCCCAACGGCTGGTAGCGGAAAATCCCTCTCAGGCGCATCTCCAGACGCTCTCGTATGTCTGGTTACGCCAGGGAAAAAGCTGGGATCGGCTTCTGGCAGACACGCGCGCGCTGAATATCGCACCTGAGAATAAAGCGCTCCTCAGCGAGCTGATCGACGCGCTAACGGATAGCCGGGTGAACACCCCCGCGCTCCAGCTTTCACAAAGCGTAACGCTGTCCCCCGCGGAGCGTCGCCGTCTTGAACGTAATGCCGCCGCCGAACGGGTTCGCCTTGCCGATGTGCCCGGCAGAACAGAAAAGGAACGCCTGCAGCTTGCGCAATCTGCGCTGAATCGTTACGACGCCCTGCTTTCCCGCTGGCAGAACGAGCCGCAGGCGGCGGAAGACGTCGTCCTTGCGCGTATCGACAGGCTTGGCGCGCTGTACGCCCATGCTGATTACCCACAGGTGATTAGCGAATATCAGGATCTTACGGCAGCCCAGCATCCGGTGCCGGGCTGGGCAATCGGCTGGGTCATCTCCGCGTATCTGCAGGAGAAAAATGCGGCCGCCGCCTTCGCGCTTCTGCAACGCTACCCACAATACGCTTCCGACCCGCAGGACGAGGAGCACGCGCTTTTCTATGCCTGGCTGGATACGGGAGATTATCAATCCGCCCGCCGATATGCTGAGCGCCAGACCCACAATGTCCCCTGGACCCGCTACGATTTCGGCTCCCCTACCCCTCAGCCGAACGATCGGTGGCTTACCGGACAGTCGCTCCGCTTTAACTATTTGCTGGCGACGAATGCCCTGCCGGAAGCCGAAAAGCTGGCGCACCATCTGGCGACAACGGCGCCGGGCAATCAGGGGTTACAGATTGACTACGCCACCCTCCTTCAGGCGCGGGGCCTGCCGCGCGCGGCCGAGCAAAAGCTGAAAAAGGCGGAGGCGCTGGAGCCCTCGAATCTGGAGCTTGAGCAGCAGCAGGCTTACGTCGCCATGGATCTGCAGGAGTGGCGGCAAATGGATTTACTGGCCGACGACGTGCTTGCCCGCGCGCCAGCCGACCGCAGCGCATGGCGTCTCGACAGGCTCCGCACCGTCCACCATATGTCCGAGCTGCGCCTCAACGCGAGCAAGGGGTTGCACTCCGATAACCCCGTCAGCGGGACGCACGACCTCAACTGGGACGCCACGCTCTATGGCCCGCCTCTGGCAGACAAATGGCGGCTGTTTGCCGGTACCCGCTATGCAGAGGGTAATTTCGATGAAGGCAAAGGCACCAGCCGGCACCTGTTGGGCGGCGTCGAATGGCGGCCACGCGATCTTCAGCTTGAAGCCGAGCTCTCCAGCAACCGCTATCACGGTGAAAACAAGCCGGGTGCTCGACTCTCAACAACCTATTTTGTGAGCGATAGCTGGCAGGTCAGCGGCAGCCTGGAACGCCTGTCGCGCACCACGCCCCTGCGAGCGTTACGTAACGGAATTAGCGCCAACAGGGGGGAAGGCGGGGTGCGCTGGTATCAAAACGAGCGGCGTGAGTACCAGTTCAGCGCCGCCCTCAGCCGATTCTCCGACCATAACCGTCGCCAGGAATACACCCTCACGGGCAAGGAGCGTCTCTGGCAGACCCCGTCCCTGACGCTGGATCTCGAACCGGGGATAGCCGCCAGTAAAAACAGCCTGCGCGACACGCTCTACTACAACCCGGCGCGGGATCTGTCCGTGACGGCCGCCCTGGCCGTTGACCATGAGATGGTCCGCCATTACGACACCCTCTGGAGCCAGCAGTTTGTGGCGGGAGGCGGCAGCTACTGGCAGAAAAATCAGTCCGCTGGCGCCATCGCCCTGCTGGGTTACGGACAGCGCGTCCAGTGGAACAACGTCATTGATACCGGCGTGATGCTGAACTGGG